The DNA window TCAAAAGCCCAAACGCAACAATTTGAAAAATCAGTAGTGTCCCATCAATGCCAAGTGCAGTAACGACGCTCTCTTCTGGAGCCTCCGTTGTACTTGCAAATGTTGTCAGGATATTCATGCGCGTACTATGCCTTTGCGATAAATGCCACAATGATACCAATGATTGCGAGTGAGTCAGCAAACACGATCGCAGTGATCATGAGTGTGCGGATATCACTCAATTTTTCTGGGTTACGACCAAATGCGCTAAGCGCACCAGAACCAATCAACCCAATGCCGATTGCCGCGCCAAATGCAGGCAATGCGTAGGTTAGCCCAAATGCAAGTTCTTTTAGCTCCATAGTGTTCTCCTTTTATCCTTATTGCTTATCTTTTACACCTATTATCATCAGTCCATTGCTCCAACAGGTATTGGGGCAGAGGAGTGATCGGGTGATGTATGACCGCCGTGGCTCATAGTAGCGAGCGCAGCGAAAATAAGGGTTAACATGTAGAATACATACGCCTGGATAAAGCCTATAAACAGCTCGAACGCCATAAACAATGGCAAACTGAGACTTGCAAAATAGCCGCTCAGTGCACCGACAATCATCAGCAGCACCTCACCTGCGAATGCGTTGCCGAACAGTCGAAAACTGAGCGCAAGTAGACGAGATGCTTCGCCAACAATTTCAAGTAGCCCCTCGAATGAACCAATCGGATCTTTGAGTGGGTTGATGAGGTAGCGACCAATATTTTTGAAAAAACCGTGATGTTTGATTGCATACACTTGTACGGCTGTCATGGTGACAAACGCCAGCGCGGTTGTAAAATTAAGGTCAGTCGGCAAGCCGCGCAGCAATTCATGTCCATTGAGCTTTACCGAGCCGACACCAGGAATGATACTAACCCAGTAGGTACAGAGTACCGTGAAAAAGATAGTGAGCGCTAGCGGCGCAATGCTTGCGGCAATTTTTTTGTCGGGAATAATGGTATAGATATTGCCATACATACCTTCAAACACCCATTGTACAAAGCCGGTGAAACGATTAGATTTTCCTGCCTTCACCTGGAGTGCCGCTGCGATGAGAATAGCTAGCATGAGAACCACGCCAAGCCCACCGAGTATCATGGTATTGGTGATAGGAAGAGGACCGACATGAAAAAGTGTCGAAGCGGGCAAGTGAATAGGGGGAATTTCCATATCGTGCTATACGTCCTTTGCTAGCTGTTGCTTTATTAGCAGCCCGGCGATGAGCGCACCAATCGTAGCCCCGATGAGCAAGCCATACGGCTTGGTGTGCCAAGTGTCGTCTGCCAAGTTACCGAGTAGTATTAGGCTGATGGTGGGCACGAACATGCGCCACGTTGTATCAGCGATGGTCAATATCAAAACGCTCGCAGGTAGAACGGGCTTGTTCCCCTCGTTTGTATTGTTACTCATGTACTAGTATAGTATAGCAGAAGAAAGAGAGCTCGACTAGATGCCTAGGCGCAACAAACCAAAATATGTTTTATATCGTCGCGACCAGCCAGCCGCAGAAAAAAATAAAGTACGCTACGCCACCAAACAAGCTGCTGAGCGGGGCGCCGCAGAAACAATAAAATACCAGCCCGACCTACAATTCAGCGTTTACCAATCACCCATTGATGGCGGTTGGTACTTAACTAGCCAGCGCGAAACGAATAATAAGTAACTCCTCTAGAAGTTCTCGGCGGTGTTTCGGTTAAGGCTCGAAAGAGTTGGCACCAGCACACGACTCGTAGTGCCATTGCCGAGCTGTCCCCACTGGTTGTTGCCCCAGGCATATATACGACCACTTGCTGTTATGACAACTGTTGTCCCATACGAGCTCATCACAGAAACCGCTGGTGTATTAGTGTCAAACACCCCACTTCTTCTTACGCCCGCATTATTACCTTCGTTTTGTGTGTTCGTGCCCAGCTGACCATAGTCATTGTTCCCAGCCATATATAGCCCACCATCGCTGCCAATGGCGTATAGATTGACCGTACCGACACTACCAATGCCAAAACCTGTGGCCGTCACACCGTTCGGCATGCCAAACTTCGCACATGTCGGTACATATTTGGCAGGCGTACCAGTACCAAATGCTCCAAAGCCATTGTACCCAGCACTAAACAACTCGCCGCTGTCAGTTAAAAAGCTGAGCGATAGCCAGTCTCCAGCGGCATCCATGGGCCGCTTACCACTAAAACAGGTGTCATCCATTCTGGAAATCCAAGGGGAGTCCATCATGATATTTTGGTTACCGCTAGAATAATTGTTTGGATATAACTTAATTGTCGTTCCATTGGCCCCTTCATTCTCCAATGACTTACCGGCAGCTACTCCACCCTGTAGGGTCATGATATTGTAATAGCGCACCGCACCTCCAAACACTCCCCAGTATTGTTGAGCATTTGTACTACAGGCATTCAACTGAATATTATAGCCGTCGGCATTGGTATTCTCGAGACAACGGCTTGACGCCACATTTTGAATTCGACTATCAGTAAGTACGCGCCATTGCTGCGAAGTACCTTGGCTGCATGCATTCAGTATTACAGTTGTGCCGTCGCCAGCATTGTTGTCGATACATTTGCCACTTTGAGGATGGTATATCTCCATCGAAGTATTACCCGTTTGACCCCACACACTCCATCCCGACGAGTAAATTTGGTTGTCGTCAGCCATCACCCATACGGTAAGTCCATCTGTTACAACTTTTGTGGCACGGCGTGAATTGCTGTTTCCAAAATCACCATATTGAAGTGGTGTTGATGAAGATGTATGGCCGTTTGCGACACCACGTGCCAATTGACCTTCGCGATTTTCGCCCCATACATATACCCGTCCGCCCTGCATACGCAGCGCAACAAGTGACCCGTCAACAACAATATTGTCACTAGGCAGGGTATTTGGATTGGATGTATCAGGTGTGGGCAGCGCCACGCGCTGGGGAGTCGACTGGTTACTACACCCTGAGATCGTATAATTGTAGCCTAGGAGCCCATTGGCACAGGCACCCGCCGCATATACATTGCCATCTGTCGTAATAACAAACGTAGCCGAGGAGTGGCTGACTACCTTACGTGCAGTCTTACCCCCTGGCAAAATAAACAGTGTCGGGGTAGAGACGGGCGATGTAAACGTTCCGTTTCCAAGCTGCCCGTAGTTATTAATACCCGCCCCGTACGCATTGCCGTCCGCGGTTATCCCAAATAAAGTACCGCCCATACCAGATGAATGAGCAGAGATAGAGGCAAAAGGACTTGTCGTTGGCGCATTGAAGCGCACCGG is part of the Candidatus Saccharibacteria bacterium genome and encodes:
- a CDS encoding ricin-type beta-trefoil lectin domain protein, with translation MIQHRMAARGFALPTIVIATVILFMVLVATISSVTSTSVALDNQYYQQLAKDAAESGLAHAQDCLNASGLSALWTGTELHPDTTCAGGVGCAGQAKCYVIQTSTFRSTYTVDSPVSATDNGVKLQATGKVELLRTSTNAVWKTYTAELNQTSKSTIDTDNVVMGGSGDGVYISALGKDGQIWSSGINNYGQLGNGSTSTALNPVRFNAPTTSPFASISAHSSGMGGTLFGITADGNAYGAGINNYGQLGNGTFTSPVSTPTLFILPGGKTARKVVSHSSATFVITTDGNVYAAGACANGLLGYNYTISGCSNQSTPQRVALPTPDTSNPNTLPSDNIVVDGSLVALRMQGGRVYVWGENREGQLARGVANGHTSSSTPLQYGDFGNSNSRRATKVVTDGLTVWVMADDNQIYSSGWSVWGQTGNTSMEIYHPQSGKCIDNNAGDGTTVILNACSQGTSQQWRVLTDSRIQNVASSRCLENTNADGYNIQLNACSTNAQQYWGVFGGAVRYYNIMTLQGGVAAGKSLENEGANGTTIKLYPNNYSSGNQNIMMDSPWISRMDDTCFSGKRPMDAAGDWLSLSFLTDSGELFSAGYNGFGAFGTGTPAKYVPTCAKFGMPNGVTATGFGIGSVGTVNLYAIGSDGGLYMAGNNDYGQLGTNTQNEGNNAGVRRSGVFDTNTPAVSVMSSYGTTVVITASGRIYAWGNNQWGQLGNGTTSRVLVPTLSSLNRNTAENF
- a CDS encoding F0F1 ATP synthase subunit A yields the protein MEIPPIHLPASTLFHVGPLPITNTMILGGLGVVLMLAILIAAALQVKAGKSNRFTGFVQWVFEGMYGNIYTIIPDKKIAASIAPLALTIFFTVLCTYWVSIIPGVGSVKLNGHELLRGLPTDLNFTTALAFVTMTAVQVYAIKHHGFFKNIGRYLINPLKDPIGSFEGLLEIVGEASRLLALSFRLFGNAFAGEVLLMIVGALSGYFASLSLPLFMAFELFIGFIQAYVFYMLTLIFAALATMSHGGHTSPDHSSAPIPVGAMD
- a CDS encoding ATP synthase F0 subunit C, translating into MELKELAFGLTYALPAFGAAIGIGLIGSGALSAFGRNPEKLSDIRTLMITAIVFADSLAIIGIIVAFIAKA